In the genome of Cryptomeria japonica chromosome 8, Sugi_1.0, whole genome shotgun sequence, one region contains:
- the LOC131056218 gene encoding B3 domain-containing transcription factor NGA1-like, with translation MEWRSEDAKRKLSNEENGTGPENGTPSDPADSTPLFDKAVTPSDVGKLNRLVIPKHHAEKYFPMDVHSNEKGLLLNFEDTAGKTWRFRYSYWNSSQSYVLTKGWSRFVKDKKLVAGDIVSFHRGTTEAHQLYISCRHRKQPASPVTKGALGFGFGVGVGYRPFNSAASAYNPQWMHVFWPNYRPRLGPMERLVCPPANPLVGGSGPEKMPGKVEETQPKKKEVRVFGVDLAVSQSLEGPMQFPE, from the coding sequence ATGGAATGGAGATCAGAGGACGCCAAGAGAAAGCTGAGCAATGAAGAAAACGGAACGGGCCCAGAAAACGGAACTCCCTCCGACCCGGCCGATTCCACTCCTCTTTTCGACAAAGCCGTAACGCCCAGCGACGTGGGGAAGCTTAACCGCCTTGTGATTCCCAAGCACCACGCTGAGAAGTACTTCCCAATGGACGTGCATTCCAACGAAAAGGGGCTGCTCTTGAACTTCGAGGACACCGCGGGCAAAACGTGGCGGTTCCGTTACTCCTACTGGAACAGCAGCCAGAGCTACGTTCTCACCAAGGGCTGGAGCCGGTTCGTCAAGGACAAGAAACTGGTAGCCGGTGACATTGTTTCTTTTCACAGAGGAACAACAGAAGCCCACCAGCTTTACATCTCATGTCGGCACAGGAAGCAACCTGCTTCTCCGGTAACAAAAGGAGCCCTCGGTTTTGGTTTTGGTGTTGGTGTTGGCTACAGGCCTTTCAATTCAGCAGCGAGTGCTTATAATCCCCAATGGATGCACGTCTTTTGGCCCAATTACAGACCGCGCCTCGGTCCTATGGAGCGTCTGGTGTGCCCACCTGCTAATCCTCTGGTGGGTGGTTCTGGCCCTGAGAAGATGCCTGGAAAAGTAGAGGAGACTCAGCCAAAGAAGAAGGAAGTGAGGGTCTTCGGGGTCGATTTGGCGGTGTCCCAAAGTTTGGAAGGGCCAATGCAGTTTCCAGAGTAA